Proteins encoded together in one Chloracidobacterium sp. window:
- a CDS encoding cupin domain-containing protein: protein MPSRHLVCTAEQADYQVPNAFARLSRGFRRWSVVNGAAGSVHQEFNLCELAPGGVIDTHLHSFEESFYVLEGRLICETDDGAYALVPGDYGFVPVA, encoded by the coding sequence ATGCCATCCAGACATCTTGTGTGTACCGCTGAACAGGCAGATTATCAGGTGCCGAACGCCTTCGCCCGGCTGAGTCGCGGCTTCCGCCGCTGGTCGGTCGTCAACGGTGCGGCCGGTTCCGTCCATCAAGAGTTCAACCTCTGCGAGCTTGCGCCGGGCGGCGTCATTGATACACACCTGCATTCCTTCGAGGAGAGCTTTTACGTGCTTGAAGGCCGCCTCATCTGTGAAACGGACGACGGCGCCTATGCGCTCGTGCCGGGTGATTACGGGTTTGTGCCGGTCGCC